CCGCCGATCACAACGGCATCATACGATTTCATGCCAGGGCCTTATTGTCGAGCAGGTCTTTCATGGCGGCCTTGGTTACAGCGCCAGTGATCTGTTCGATGGTTTCGCCATTCTTAAAAAGCACCAGCGTGGGGATAGCCCGGATGCCGAACTTTGTGGGGGTAGCGGGATTTTCGTCCACGTTCATCTTAACGATGCGCACCTTGCCCGCGTATTCTGTGGAAA
This DNA window, taken from Desulfovibrio sp. 86, encodes the following:
- the trxA gene encoding thioredoxin; the encoded protein is MAEQVTDATFESVVLKSDLPVLLDFWAPWCGPCRAVGPIIDELSTEYAGKVRIVKMNVDENPATPTKFGIRAIPTLVLFKNGETIEQITGAVTKAAMKDLLDNKALA